One Periophthalmus magnuspinnatus isolate fPerMag1 chromosome 4, fPerMag1.2.pri, whole genome shotgun sequence genomic window, AGACATAATTAGATTTTGGATGACTTGTGGGAAGTAGGTGATTTGCTGTAAATGACTCAGATCTGTGTGAACACCTGCGATAACACAGAAACACTCCACCCAAAATACTGAGGAGGCTACCTGCCCAGCTGACAAAAACAGCCTTCCCAAATTCAACACTGgaacaaataagaaaaaagcTTATTATAAAAGCAGTAAGGTGTAGGCCTCTTACTATACAACACAGTACAATACCTTTGAAGACGATGGGCCGCTTTATAAGAGTGAACAATCTGGCTGACATACCAGGAGGTGATGATGAGTGACAGAAGacctaaaaataaatcatattacAGGAGTTTCTTTTACAGCTGTAGGCAGAGTATTGACATGACGGTGTCCTGTGCTCTCACCTGCAATGATGAAGATGATTCCTCCGGTCATAGCAGTGTGGGCCTTTGTCTCATTCTTGCTCTCCATAAACCGAGTGCATTTCATCCCCAAAGTGGATACCAGGAGCCCCACTGCAGACAGGAAGATACTGAGCATCATCACTGCTCTGGTGGCCTGGATCTCCGctgccaacacacacacacacaatacaccaTTCACTGAATAGTAAAGTAAGGTAAGATAAGTTACAGTTTCTTAATATTATTGTCCCTGTGGGGaaatatgtcctctgcatttgacccatccattcTTCAATGCCTCTTGGTCAACCAGGAGCATTACTATTAATAGCCAAATTAATTCCATTTCTAAAGAGTGAAAAACTAGGTGCAACTGCTATATTTCG contains:
- the LOC117370410 gene encoding claudin-7-like gives rise to the protein MASSGLQILGFLLALLGLSATIAATFMVQWKKQSQGKTHKIYDGLWMSCSGYERTTCEFYESIFKLSAEIQATRAVMMLSIFLSAVGLLVSTLGMKCTRFMESKNETKAHTAMTGGIIFIIAGLLSLIITSWYVSQIVHSYKAAHRLQSVEFGKAVFVSWAGSLLSILGGVFLCYRRCSHRSESFTANHLLPTSHPKSNYV